A single genomic interval of Lathyrus oleraceus cultivar Zhongwan6 chromosome 7, CAAS_Psat_ZW6_1.0, whole genome shotgun sequence harbors:
- the LOC127102971 gene encoding uncharacterized protein LOC127102971 — MNPERKNIHNYKFAQPQLTFLRGLRAHLDLGHKDDFKEAYGNLLGILNTEVNITVVHTLVQFYDPLLRYFTFQYYQLAPTLEEYSHIMGIRIKNQVPYIRTKELPKYQDLDEALHIGKKEVELNLKPKGGIHGFTSKFLVDKVIAFAEAGSWTTFNANLALLIYGIVLFPNMEEFVDLAAIHIFLTQNSIPTLLNDTYYSIHVRTQKKKGTIVCCTPLLYKWFISHLPSKGPFVENKDNLKWSQRIMSLKAEDISWYSRVYGGAKLILNCGDFHNVTLLGTKGGINYNPMLALRQLGYPMMDKPDLNSVEGFVLYEGVEEPELIKKIVKAWGGICPQGRVGMGKKNCITKEAYTSWVKDIVSEILLSFPPEPSMNVQPLEQMNHQNSEVDELKKVIKTLEKENADLKSRLGKISLEKETLKFNLNQKRDRVPQADDEVQTKVFKRLKVGDTLKGTYTSLTAKKKQLAEAQYRASKAELEHMEKNQETPKSARCLQERIEG, encoded by the coding sequence ATGAATCCCGAGAGAAAGAACATCCACAATTACAAGTTTGCGCAACCTCAGTTGACTTTCTTGAGAGGACTTAGGGCACATTTAGATTTAGGACACAAAGATGACTTCAAGGAAGCTTATGGTAACCTTTTGGGCATTCTGAACACCGAAGTCAACATCACTGTTGTGCACACTCTGGTGCAATTCTACGATCCCCTACTGAGATACTTTACTTTCCAATATTACCAGTTGGcgcctacattggaagagtacTCACATATTATGGGTATTAGGATCAAGAACCAAGTGCCCTACATTCGCACTAAGGAACTTCCTAAATATCAAGACCTTGATGAAGCCCTACACATAGGAAAGAAGGAAGTAGAACTGAACTTGAAGCCTAAGGGTGGAATTCATGGCTTCACCTCTAAGTTTCTAGTGGATAAAGTTATTGCCTTCGCCGAAGCTGGGAGTTGGACGACCTTCAACGCCAATCTAGCTTTACTTATCTATGGGATCGTATTGTTTCCAAATATGGAGGAATTTGTAGACTTGGCTGCTATTCATATCTTCCTAACTCAGAATTCTATTCCTACTCTTCTCAATGATACTTACTACTCCATCCATGTGAGGACTCAGAAGAAGAAAGGGACTATCGTCTGTTGTACCCCTTTGCTGTATAAATGGTTTATTTCACATCTACCCAGTAAAGGCCCTTTTGTTGAGAACAAAGACAACTTGAAGTGGTCTCAGCGGATCATGTCCTTGAAAGCCGAAGACATTTCCTGGTATTCCCGAGTTTACGGTGGTGCCAAGCTTATCCTCAACTGTGGGGATTTTCATAATGTAACACTTCTTGGTACaaaaggaggaatcaactacaacccgatGTTAGCGCTACGACAACTGGGATACCCTATGATGGACAAACCTGATCTCAATAGTGTAGAAGGTTTTGTCTTATATGAAGGGGTCGAAGAGCCAGAACTTATCAAGAAGATTGTCAAGGCTTGGGGAGGGATTTGTCCTCAAGGAAGAGTAGGGATGGGTAAGAAGAATTGCATCACCAAGGAAGCTTACACCAGTTGGGTCAAAGACATAGTTAGTGAGATTTTGTTGTCGTTCCCGCCTGAACCGTCCATGAACGTCCAACCTCTTGAACAAATGAACCATCAAAATTCTGAAGTCGATGAATTGAAGAAAGTTATCAAGACCCTAGAGAAAGAGAATGCTGATCTCAAATCTAGACTTGGTAAGATCTCTTTAGAGAAAGAAACCTTGAAGTTTAACCTGAATCAGAAGAGAGATAGAGTTCCTCAAGCGGACGATGAGGTGCAAACAAAGGTATTCAAAAGACTCAAAGTGGGTGACACACTCAAAGGGACTTATACCAGTTTGACAGCCAAAAAGAAGCAGTTAGCCGAAGCTCAATACCGAGCTAGCAAAGCGGAACTTGAACACATGGAAAAAAACCAAGAAACTCCAAAGTCTGCTAGATGCTTGCAAGAAAGAATTGAAGGATGA